One part of the Glycine max cultivar Williams 82 chromosome 14, Glycine_max_v4.0, whole genome shotgun sequence genome encodes these proteins:
- the PIF4B gene encoding transcription factor PIF4: MKNSIPGLDFESDACLTNQRKLIGPDQELVELLWQNGQVVRHNQTHRKPLGNSSNLRQAQKTDHSTLRSSGPYGNSSNLDQEEATPWIQFPLEDPLEQDFCSNLLSELPPTCEFESYKPIKQLEEDKFTNFFASSTPHHPTTSSSKPLPPNMTSSWVQRIQGNPNPMPAPRFHVPDSSQKDNDLGASRKVLNFPHFSTPRNNVSSAPGSTQFREKTTANLSQSEAREYSVITVGSSHCGSSHIPQEKDVSRVSSSAVWATNNNNSLSAEPEAVRDCVQRPICPRSDKGKSEMIEPTVTSSSGGSGSTGIGRTCSLSTRDHGQKRKGTEEEASEEQSEATELKSADGNKASQRTGSSKRNRAAEVHNQSERRRRDRINEKMRTLQQLIPNSNKTDKASMLEEAIEYLKSLQFQLQVMWMGSGMTPVMFPGIQHYMSQMGMGMGAPSLPSIYNPMQLPKVPHDQAMSVPQMPNQNLMCQNQVLGAFNYQTHMQNPCLPEQYAPYMGYHFMRSASQPMNVFRYGSQAVQHSQTMIAPGNNSSGPMSGTANIDDAVSGKAGSSTFN, from the exons ATGAAGAACAGTATTCCTGGTTTGGATTTTGAGAGTGATGCATGTCTCACCAACCAAAGAAAGCTCATAGG GCCGGACCAAGAACTTGTAGAGCTCCTATGGCAAAATGGGCAAGTAGTGAGGCACAACCAAACACATAGGAAGCCACTTGGGAATTCATCTAACTTGAGACAGGCGCAGAAAACTGATCATTCAACATTAAGGTCTAGTGGTCCCTATGGAAACTCAAGCAACTTGGATCAAGAAGAGGCCACCCCATGGATCCAATTCCCACTTGAGGACCCATTGGAACAAGACTTTTGTTCAAACCTTTTATCTGAACTACCACCAACTTGTGAATTTGAATCTTACAAGCCAATCAAGCAATTGGAAGAGGACAAGTTTACCAATTTTTTTGCTTCTAGTACCCCCCATCATCCTACTACTTCAAGTTCAAAACCACTACCACCTAACATGACATCCTCATGGGTTCAACGAATCCAAGGGAATCCTAATCCCATGCCTGCTCCAAGATTTCATGTTCCTGATTCATCCCAGAAAGACAATGACTTAGGTGCATCACGAAAGGTTCTAAATTTTCCTCACTTTTCAACACCCCGTAATAATGTTTCTTCAGCACCTGGTAGTACACAGTTTAGGGAAAAAACTACTGCTAACTTGTCACAAAGTGAGGCTAGAGAGTACTCAGTGATCACAGTTGGTTCAAGTCACTGTGGCAGCAGTCATATCCCTCAGGAGAAAGATGTAAGCAGGGTTTCAAGCAGTGCTGTTTGggctactaataataataatagtttatcTGCTGAGCCTGAAGCTGTCAGAGATTGTGTCCAGAGACCAATTTGTCCTAGGAGTGACAAAGGAAAATCAGAGATGATTGAACCAACTGTGACTTCATCTTCTGGTGGCTCAGGCAGTACCGGTATTGGAAGAACTTGTTCCCTATCAACAAGAGATCATGgccaaaagagaaaagggaCAGAAGAAGAAGCATCTGAGGAACAAAGTGAG GCCACAGAACTTAAATCAGCTGATGGAAACAAGGCTTCTCAGCGGACGGGGTCTTCCAAAAGGAACCGTGCAGCTGAAGTGCATAATCAATCAGAAAGG AGAAGAAGAGATAGGATCAACGAGAAGATGAGGACATTGCAGCAACTGATACCTAACAGTAACAAG ACAGATAAAGCATCAATGTTAGAAGAGGCAATCGAATACTTGAAATCGCTTCAGTTTCAGCTTCAG GTAATGTGGATGGGGTCTGGCATGACACCAGTGATGTTCCCAGGAATTCAGCACTATATGTCACAAATGGGTATGGGAATGGGTGCACCTTCCTTGCCTTCCATTTACAACCCGATGCAATTGCCAAAAGTGCCACATGATCAAGCCATGTCTGTGCCTCAGATGCCAAACCAGAATTTAATGTGCCAAAATCAAGTTTTGGGtgcctttaattaccaaacccACATGCAAAACCCTTGCCTTCCAGAACAATATGCACCTTACATGGGTTACCATTTTATGCGAAGTGCCTCTCAG CCTATGAATGTGTTCAGATATGGTTCCCAAGCAGTGCAACATAGTCAAACAATGATTGCACCAGGCAATAATAGCAGCGGACCCATGAGTGGAACAGCTAATATTGATGATGCTGTTAGTGGCAAAGCAG GTTCTTCCACCTTTAACTGA
- the LOC100798561 gene encoding polyamine oxidase 2 isoform X1 — MGFRFKSNPQLRRGLCCANDDKQQERSPSVIVIGGGMAGIAAARALQDASFQVILLESRERLGGRIHTDYSFGFPVDLGASWLHGVCKENPLAPLIGKLGLPLYRTSEDNSVLYDHDLESYALFDMDGNQVPQELVTKIGKIFGVILEETNNVREEFSEDMSILRALSIVFERKPELRLEGLSHKVLQWYLCRMEGWFATDADTISLKCWDQEVLLPGGHGLMVRGYQPVINTLAKGLDIRQGHRVTKIVRQYNEVKVAVENGKTFVADAAIVAVPLGVLKAKSIKFEPKLPDWKEAAISDIGVGIENKIILHFKNVFWPNVEFLGVVAETSYGCSYFLNLHKATGRPVLVYMPAGQLAKDIEKMSDEAAASFAFMQLKKILPDTSSPIQYLVSRWGTDINTLGSYSYDAVGKPHDLYERLRVPVDNLFFAGEATSMLYTGSVHGAYSTGMMAAEDCRMRVLERYGELDLVPPVMGEDASVIPLQISRL; from the exons ATGGGGTTCCGATTCAAGAGTAATCCGCAATTACGCAGAG GCCTTTGCTGTGCAAATGATGACAAGCAGCAGGAGAGGTCCCCATCTGTTATTGTCATTGGAGGTGGCATGGCTGGGATTGCTGCTGCTCGTGCTCTTCAAGATGCCTCATTTCAG GTTATTCTTCTAGAATCACGAGAAAGACTTGGTGGCCGAATTCACACTGACTACTCATTTGGCTTTCCTGTTGACCTGGGTGCATCGTG GTTGCATGGAGTTTGCAAGGAGAATCCACTGGCTCCATTGATTGGGAAGCTGGGACTACCTCTTTACCGTACTAGTGAGGATAATTCTGTCCTTTATGACCATGATTTGGAAAG CTATGCACTTTTTGATATGGATGGGAATCAAGTTCCCCAAGAGTTAGTAACAAAAATTGGTAAAATATTTGGAGTAATTTTAGAAGAG ACAAATAATGTACGAGAGGAATTCAGTGAGGATATGTCCATACTCCGTGCACTTTCaattgtttttgaaagaaaacCGGAATTGAG GTTGGAAGGGCTTTCCCACAAGGTGCTACAGTGGTATTTATGCAGAATGGAAGGTTGGTTTGCTACAGATGCTGATACCATATCACTGAAATGTTGGGATCAG GAAGTATTGCTCCCTGGTGGTCACGGTCTTATGGTCAGGGGTTACCAGCCTGTTATAAATACCCTAGCCAAGGGTCTTGATATTCGCCAGGGACACAG ggtaaCAAAAATAGTTAGGCAATATAATGAAGTAAAGGTGGCAGTGGAAAATGGGAAAACATTTGTTGCAGACGCTGCTATTGTTGCTGTACCTCTTGGGGTGCTGAAGGCAAAGAGCATAAAATTTGAGCCAAAGCTACCAGACTGGAAAGAAGCTGCCATTTCTGATATTGGGGTTGGGattgagaataaaataattttacactttaaaaatgttttctggCCTAATGTGGAATTCTTAGGAGTAGTTGCAGAGACATCTTATGGATGCAGCTACTTTCTTAATCTCCACAAGGCTACAGGTCGTCCTGTCCTTGTTTACATGCCTGCTGGGCAGCTGGCCAAAGACATTGAGAAAATGTCTGATGAAGCAGCTGCTAGCTTTGCTTTCATGCAGCTCAAAAAGATCCTTCCAGACACTTCTTCACCG ATTCAGTATCTTGTGTCTCGATGGGGTACAGATATTAATACACTAGGTTCCTATAGCTATGATGCAGTTGGGAAACCACATGACCTGTATGAGAGGCTACGGGTCCCTGTAGATAATTTATTCTTTGCAGGGGAAGCAACAAGTATGTTGTATACGGGGTCTGTGCATGGTGCATACTCTACTGGAATGATGGCTGCTGAGGACTGCAGGATGCGTGTCCTGGAGCGTTATGGGGAGCTAGATTTGGTCCCGCCGGTAATGGGAGAGGATGCTTCAGTGATACCACTCCAGATCTCTCGTTTGTAA
- the LOC100798561 gene encoding polyamine oxidase 2 isoform X2 gives MGFRFKSNPQLRRGLCCANDDKQQERSPSVIVIGGGMAGIAAARALQDASFQVILLESRERLGGRIHTDYSFGFPVDLGASWLHGVCKENPLAPLIGKLGLPLYRTSEDNSVLYDHDLESYALFDMDGNQVPQELVTKIGKIFGVILEETNNVREEFSEDMSILRALSIVFERKPELRLEGLSHKVLQWYLCRMEGWFATDADTISLKCWDQEVLLPGGHGLMVRGYQPVINTLAKGLDIRQGHRVTKIVRQYNEVKVAVENGKTFVADAAIVAVPLGVLKAKSIKFEPKLPDWKEAAISDIGVGIENKIILHFKNVFWPNVEFLGVVAETSYGCSYFLNLHKATGRPVLVYMPAGQLAKDIEKMSDEAAASFAFMQLKKILPDTSSPVADP, from the exons ATGGGGTTCCGATTCAAGAGTAATCCGCAATTACGCAGAG GCCTTTGCTGTGCAAATGATGACAAGCAGCAGGAGAGGTCCCCATCTGTTATTGTCATTGGAGGTGGCATGGCTGGGATTGCTGCTGCTCGTGCTCTTCAAGATGCCTCATTTCAG GTTATTCTTCTAGAATCACGAGAAAGACTTGGTGGCCGAATTCACACTGACTACTCATTTGGCTTTCCTGTTGACCTGGGTGCATCGTG GTTGCATGGAGTTTGCAAGGAGAATCCACTGGCTCCATTGATTGGGAAGCTGGGACTACCTCTTTACCGTACTAGTGAGGATAATTCTGTCCTTTATGACCATGATTTGGAAAG CTATGCACTTTTTGATATGGATGGGAATCAAGTTCCCCAAGAGTTAGTAACAAAAATTGGTAAAATATTTGGAGTAATTTTAGAAGAG ACAAATAATGTACGAGAGGAATTCAGTGAGGATATGTCCATACTCCGTGCACTTTCaattgtttttgaaagaaaacCGGAATTGAG GTTGGAAGGGCTTTCCCACAAGGTGCTACAGTGGTATTTATGCAGAATGGAAGGTTGGTTTGCTACAGATGCTGATACCATATCACTGAAATGTTGGGATCAG GAAGTATTGCTCCCTGGTGGTCACGGTCTTATGGTCAGGGGTTACCAGCCTGTTATAAATACCCTAGCCAAGGGTCTTGATATTCGCCAGGGACACAG ggtaaCAAAAATAGTTAGGCAATATAATGAAGTAAAGGTGGCAGTGGAAAATGGGAAAACATTTGTTGCAGACGCTGCTATTGTTGCTGTACCTCTTGGGGTGCTGAAGGCAAAGAGCATAAAATTTGAGCCAAAGCTACCAGACTGGAAAGAAGCTGCCATTTCTGATATTGGGGTTGGGattgagaataaaataattttacactttaaaaatgttttctggCCTAATGTGGAATTCTTAGGAGTAGTTGCAGAGACATCTTATGGATGCAGCTACTTTCTTAATCTCCACAAGGCTACAGGTCGTCCTGTCCTTGTTTACATGCCTGCTGGGCAGCTGGCCAAAGACATTGAGAAAATGTCTGATGAAGCAGCTGCTAGCTTTGCTTTCATGCAGCTCAAAAAGATCCTTCCAGACACTTCTTCACCG GTGGCAGACCCCTAA
- the LOC100811871 gene encoding protein DETOXIFICATION 41, with product MSSLEHQPLLPRLDSHSHIQNLSSDAIEEFLEHRPIALRWWSKLIVWESRLLWLLSGASIVVSIFNYMLSFVTLMFTGHLGSLELAGASVASVGIQGLAYGIMLGMASAVQTVCGQAYGAKKHGAMSIILQRAIILHIGAAVILSFLYWFSGDFLKAIGQSDSIAERGQVFARGIILQLYAFAISCPMQRFLQAQNIVNPLAYMSVGVFLVHILLSWLVIYVLGYGLQGAALTLSFSWWLLVLFNGLYIIFSPRCKETWAGFSVKAFKGIWPYFKLTVASAVMLCLEVWYNQGLVLLSGLLSNPTISLDSISICMNYLNWDMQFMLGLSTAASVRVSNELGASHPRVAKFSVFVVNGTSILISVVFCTIILIFRVSLSKLFTSDSDVIDAVSNLTPLLAISVFFNGIQPILSGVAIGSGWQALVAYVNLASYYVVGLTVGCVLGFKTSLGVAGIWWGMILGVLIQTVTLIILTARTNWQAEVEKAVVRINKSAENDTLDQLVADT from the exons ATGAGCTCTTTGGAGCACCAACCTTTACTACCCAGGCTTGATTCACACTCACacattcaaaacttgtcatCAGATGCCATTGAAGAATTCTTGGAACATAGGCCTATTGCATTGAGATGGTGGTCAAAGCTTATTGTGTGGGAGTCAAGGCTTCTCTGGCTCCTCTCTGGGGCTTCTATTGTtgtgtccattttcaattatatgCTAAGTTTTGTGACCTTGATGTTCACTGGACATTTGGGGTCTCTAGAGCTTGCTGGAGCATCCGTAGCCAGTGTTGGTATTCAGGGTCTAGCTTATGGTATTATG CTGGGGATGGCAAGTGCGGTGCAAACTGTGTGTGGACAAGCATATGGGGCAAAAAAGCATGGAGCAATGAGCATCATATTGCAAAGAGCAATCATCTTACACATTGGAGCAGCAGTGATTCTCTCATTTCTCTATTGGTTCTCTGGGGATTTTCTTAAGGCCATAGGACAGTCAGATAGCATAGCCGAGCGAGGCCAAGTGTTTGCACGCGGAATTATTCTTCAACTCTATGCATTTGCAATAAGCTGTCCAATGCAGAGGTTCCTCCAAGCACAGAACATTGTGAATCCTCTTGCATATATGTCAGTTGGGGTGTTCCTTGTTCACATTCTCCTCAGTTGGCTAGTtatatatgttttgggttaTGGCCTTCAAGGGGCAGCCCTTACTCTCAGCTTTTCTTGGTGGCTTCTTGTCTTGTTTAATGGTCTCTACATCATATTTAGTCCAAGATGCAAGGAAACCTGGGCAGGCTTCAGTGTTAAGGCTTTCAAAGGAATTTGGCCTTATTTCAAGCTCACAGTAGCTTCTGCTGTGATGTTATG TTTGGAGGTATGGTACAATCAGGGGCTGGTGCTTTTATCAGGGCTGCTCTCCAATCCCACAATCTCACTGGACTCTATTTCCATTTG TATGAATTACTTGAACTGGGACATGCAATTTATGTTAGGCCTTAGTACAGCAGCCAG TGTCCGAGTCAGCAACGAATTAGGAGCATCACATCCAAGAGTAGCAAAATTTTCTGTCTTCGTAGTGAATGGAACCAGCATCCTCATTAGTGTGGTTTTCTGCACAATTATCTTGATATTCCGGGTTTCTTTGAGCAAACTTTTCACTTCTGACTCTGACGTCATTGATGCTGTGTCTAATTTGACTCCCTTGCTTGCTATTTCTGTTTTCTTTAATGGCATTCAACCTATATTATCAG GGGTGGCAATTGGAAGTGGATGGCAAGCATTAGTGGCTTATGTAAACTTGGCTTCTTACTACGTTGTTGGTCTTACTGTTGGATGTGTTCTTGGCTTCAAAACTTCTCTAGGAGTTGCT GGAATTTGGTGGGGAATGATCCTTGGAGTTCTTATACAAACAGTAACTCTAATAATTCTGACTGCCAGAACAAATTGGCAAGCAGAG GTTGAAAAAGCTGTTGTTCGCATCAATAAATCCGCTGAAAATGACACCTTAGATCAACTGGTTGCTGACACTTAG